One genomic window of Oryctolagus cuniculus chromosome 11, mOryCun1.1, whole genome shotgun sequence includes the following:
- the RBPJL gene encoding recombining binding protein suppressor of hairless-like protein: MDPVGTTGTPGPLTHLSLQDSSEARLQSGADGRGLAGSWSRSPPEQATMLQEGVRRCLQRQCEQTVRILHAKVAQKSYGNEKRFFCPPPCVYLAGPGWRVKPGQGQAHQAAEPGTTVCGYMGLDGAPGSAAETQRLSFEEQPDSREFGCAKTLYISDADKRKHFRLVLRLVLPGGRELGTFHSRLIKVISKPSQKKQSLKNTDLCISSGSRVSLFNRLRSQTVSTRYLSVENGAFVASARQWAAFTLHLADEHCSQGDFPPREGYVRYGSLVQLVCTLTGITLPPMIIRKVAKQCALLDVDEPISQLHKCAFQFPGGPPGGGGTYLCLATEKVVQFQASACPKEANKTLLNDSSCWTIIGTESVQFSFNSSLACTREPVTPVPLVSTLELSGGGDVATLELHGENFHAGLKVWFGDVEAETMYRSPRSLMCVVPDVAAFGSDWRWLRTPITVPVSLVRSDGLFYPSAFSFTYTPEYSGRPDSPRAPEPAADADALLESIHHEFTRTNFHLFIQT, from the exons ATGGACCCCGTGGGGACAACAG GGACCCCGGGCCCTTTGACTCACCTGAGTCTGCAAGACAGCTCAGAGGCGCGGCTGCAGAGCGGGGCAGACGGGCGGGGCCTGGCGGGCAGCTGGAGCAG gtcaccccCCGAGCAGGCCACCATGCTGCAGGAAGGCGTGCGCAGGTGCCTGCAGCGGCAGTGTGAGCAGACGGTGCGGATCCTGCACGCCAAGGTGGCGCAGAAGTCCTACGGAAATGAGAAGCG GTTCTTCTGCCCTCCGCCCTGCGTCTACCTTGCCGGCCCCGGCTGGAGGGTGAAGCCCGGCCAGGGCCAAG CCCACCAGGCCGCGGAGCCCGGGACCACGGTCTGCGGCTACATGGGGCTGGACGGCGCGCCCGGCAGCGCGGCCGAGACGCAGAGGCTGAGCTtcgaggagcagccggactccagG GAGTTCGGCTGCGCCAAGACCCTGTACATCTCTGACGCGGACAAGAGGAAGCACTTccggctggtgctgcggctggtgctgcCAGGGGGCCGGGAGCTGGGCACCTTCCACAGCCGCCTCATCAAGGTCATCTCCAAGCCCTCGCAGAAGAAGCAGTCGCTGAAAAACACCGACC TGTGCATCTCCTCGGGTTCAAGGGTTTCCCTCTTCAACCGCCTGCGCTCCCAGACGGTGTCCACGCGCTACCTCTCCGTGGAGAACGGGGCCTTTGTGGCCAGCGCGAGACAGTGGGCTGCCTTCACGCTGCACCTGG CTGATGAGCACTGCTCCCAAGGAGACTTCCCTCCCCGAGAGGGCTACGTGCGCTACGGCTCTCTGGTGCAGCTCGTCTGCACGCTCACCGGCATCACGCTGCCGCCCATG ATCATTCGCAAAGTAGCCAAGCAGTGTGCGCTCCTGGACGTGGATGAGCCCATCTCGCAGCTGCACAAGTGTGCCTTCCAGTTTCCGGGCGGTCCCCCAGGAGGGGGCGGCACCTACCTGTGCCTGGCCACGGAGAAAGTGGTGCAGTTCCAG GCGTCCGCCTGCCCCAAGGAGGCCAACAAGACGCTGCTGAACGACAGCTCGTGCTGGACCATCATCGGCACCGAGTCGGTGCAGTTCTCTTTCAACAGCAGCCTGGCGTGCACGCGGGAGCCCGTCACCCCCGTGCCGCTCGTCAGCACCCTCGAG ctcagcGGCGGGGGCGACGTGGCCACGCTGGAGCTCCACGGAGAGAACTTCCACGCGGGGCTCAAGGTGTGGTTCGGGGACGTGGAGGCGGAGACCATGTACAG GAGCCCGCGGTCCCTGATGTGCGTAGTGCCGGACGTGGCGGCCTTCGGCAGCGACTGGCGCTGGCTGCGCACGCCCATCACCGTGCCCGTGAGCCTGGTGCGCTCCGACGGGCTCTTCTACCCGAGCGCCTTCTCCTTCACCTACACCCCGGAATACAGCGGGAGGCCCGATTCGCCGCGCGCCCCCGAGCCCGCCGCGGACGCCGACGCGCTGCTCGAGAGCATCCACCACGAGTTCACGCGCACCAACTTCCACCTCTTCATCCAGACCTAG